One segment of Spiroplasma cantharicola DNA contains the following:
- a CDS encoding glycosyl hydrolase family 18 protein — protein MKKLLSLMSSITLISSCSTTVVSCNFSNEKNDLNIVITQYNLSEIEDNKELTIINKLKELNSNLDINSIKIENIWSKGAKVTPSGNGVYTGSKEIRFRLKGAPIESVDKVLVGYYYEWGGPAQVKPNFDEIANTNYNVIDISFLYSPTAYTMPVFEPWNPTDMKQGIKFLQSKGKKVLISMGGATGSEMRFRSNQKNELKQTILNVVNEYGFDGLDIDWEGSCLADRESQQVTIDALKEIKDENPEFIITMAPEMPYLKNNTEASGGSYIPFLKQLDKYYNWINPQFYNGWAFGPFVDAEEKERLNLSTSYISNDEVSLRAEFYYLMTKYLTTKYSPQNDFYLIDPDRFVLGASTNEPAGRGAATEDAIKRSYKLLSEDGIYTKGLMTWAINYDAYEGMIESNGQQVYFRKWSFESWFNETHYQEA, from the coding sequence ATGAAAAAATTATTATCTTTAATGTCTTCAATTACATTAATTTCATCGTGTTCAACTACAGTAGTTTCATGTAATTTTTCAAATGAGAAAAATGATCTAAATATAGTTATTACTCAATATAATTTAAGTGAAATTGAAGATAATAAAGAGTTAACAATCATAAATAAACTAAAAGAATTAAATTCAAATTTAGATATTAATTCAATTAAAATTGAAAATATTTGAAGTAAAGGAGCAAAAGTTACTCCAAGTGGTAATGGAGTTTATACAGGAAGTAAAGAAATAAGATTTAGATTAAAAGGCGCACCAATCGAATCAGTTGATAAAGTTCTAGTTGGTTATTACTATGAATGGGGAGGCCCAGCTCAAGTAAAACCAAATTTTGATGAAATTGCCAATACTAATTACAATGTAATTGATATATCGTTTTTATATTCACCAACAGCTTATACTATGCCTGTTTTTGAACCTTGAAATCCAACTGATATGAAACAAGGAATTAAATTCTTGCAATCTAAAGGCAAAAAGGTGCTTATTTCAATGGGTGGAGCTACTGGAAGTGAAATGCGATTTAGAAGCAATCAAAAAAATGAATTAAAACAAACAATTCTAAACGTAGTAAATGAATATGGTTTTGATGGTCTTGATATTGACTGAGAGGGAAGTTGTCTTGCTGATAGAGAAAGTCAACAAGTTACAATTGATGCTTTAAAAGAAATTAAAGATGAAAATCCAGAATTTATAATAACAATGGCTCCAGAAATGCCTTATTTGAAAAATAATACAGAAGCTTCTGGCGGTAGTTATATTCCATTTCTTAAACAATTAGACAAATATTACAATTGAATTAATCCACAATTTTATAATGGATGAGCATTTGGACCATTTGTGGATGCAGAAGAAAAAGAAAGACTAAATTTGTCTACTAGTTATATCTCAAATGATGAAGTGTCACTTAGAGCTGAATTCTACTATTTAATGACAAAGTATTTAACAACAAAATATAGTCCACAAAACGATTTTTATTTAATTGATCCTGATAGATTTGTTTTAGGAGCTTCTACTAATGAGCCAGCTGGTAGAGGAGCTGCAACTGAAGATGCTATAAAAAGATCATATAAACTTCTTTCAGAAGATGGCATTTATACAAAGGGTCTTATGACTTGAGCCATAAATTATGATGCTTATGAAGGTATGATTGAAAGTAATGGTCAACAAGTTTATTTTAGAAAATGAAGTTTTGAGTCTTGATTTAATGAAACTCATTATCAAGAAGCATAG
- a CDS encoding DeoR/GlpR family DNA-binding transcription regulator: MIREERLKLILDFVNEQDYCSNEKISKHLNIPFTTLRRDLTDLHNESKLKRVHGGAKTIREKSILEAFLDEKLLTNIDAKKNIANKALACIKPFETIFLDAGSTTFFLAEIIKPELNNKIYTNSIINAQILAKNGIKDINLLPGKLKISTRAICGVETISALSKYNFDLAFIGINAVDNEFNFFTTDEDEAEVKRIAIKNSQFSFGLADTSKNNSKSLVKFSDKSQIALINEEV, translated from the coding sequence ATGATTAGAGAAGAAAGACTAAAGTTAATTTTAGATTTTGTCAATGAGCAAGATTATTGTTCAAATGAAAAAATATCAAAACATTTAAATATTCCTTTCACCACTCTAAGACGAGATCTAACAGATCTTCACAATGAATCTAAATTAAAAAGAGTTCATGGAGGAGCAAAGACCATTAGAGAAAAATCAATATTAGAAGCATTTTTAGATGAAAAATTACTTACTAATATTGATGCTAAAAAAAATATAGCAAATAAAGCATTAGCTTGTATTAAACCATTTGAGACTATCTTTTTAGATGCAGGCTCAACAACTTTTTTTCTAGCAGAGATAATAAAACCAGAATTAAATAATAAAATTTATACAAATTCTATTATTAATGCTCAGATTTTAGCAAAAAATGGTATTAAAGATATTAATTTATTACCAGGAAAATTAAAAATATCTACAAGAGCAATATGTGGTGTTGAAACAATATCGGCATTATCAAAATATAATTTTGATTTAGCTTTTATAGGTATTAATGCAGTAGACAATGAATTTAATTTTTTTACAACAGATGAAGACGAGGCAGAAGTTAAAAGAATAGCTATTAAAAATTCACAATTTTCATTTGGTTTAGCAGATACATCAAAAAATAACTCTAAATCACTTGTGAAATTTAGTGATAAATCTCAAATAGCACTTATTAATGAAGAGGTATAA
- the aspS gene encoding aspartate--tRNA ligase — MKRTHTCGELTIKNINQKVILQGWVKKVRKLGAMNFIDLRDRYGVTQLVIDESKNLENIKSEYVLEVEGMVIERKSKNLEIKTGEIEIKVEKLTVINKSELTPFEIKDNIESQEDTRLTYRYLDLRREVMQKNLLTRSKMNQTIRNYFLKNNFIEIETPIFGKSTPEGARDFLVPSRLNEGKFYALPQSPQLYKQLFMISGLDRYFQIVKCFRDEDLRIDRQPEFTQLDMEMSFANDQDVMKSIEQLIKKIIFDIKGIKIKKPIRKITWKESMDKYGNDKPDLRFGFEIETLNYLFKDTEIPLFSNIENKSIRAICINSMLTKKDLEELTEVAKQNSVNILAFAKYDLNDWTGSIGSKLSDFEKKELIKLFKIKNESTILFVVDEYFRASQAMGAVRNKVAKILNLLDQDIMELAWIIDFPLFEFSEEENRFVAAHHPFTMPADKSLEDFDTNKENALAKAYDIVLNGFEIGGGSQRITDPKIQQRMFDAIGLKKEEIDTNFGWFLNAYKYGAPYHAGCALGLDRICMLLTSSENIREVIAFPKNSSGIDNMTNAPDKVSTLQLDQLHIKLK, encoded by the coding sequence ATGAAACGTACGCACACATGTGGAGAACTTACAATAAAAAACATTAATCAAAAAGTAATTCTACAAGGCTGAGTTAAGAAAGTAAGAAAATTGGGAGCAATGAATTTTATTGATCTTAGAGATAGATATGGAGTAACTCAGCTTGTTATTGATGAATCAAAAAACTTGGAAAATATTAAATCTGAATATGTTTTAGAAGTTGAAGGAATGGTTATTGAAAGAAAGTCAAAAAATTTAGAAATTAAAACTGGTGAAATTGAAATTAAAGTTGAAAAATTAACTGTAATTAATAAGTCTGAATTAACTCCTTTTGAAATCAAAGATAATATTGAATCTCAAGAAGATACAAGATTAACTTATCGTTACTTGGATTTAAGAAGAGAAGTAATGCAAAAAAATTTACTTACAAGAAGTAAAATGAATCAAACTATTAGAAATTATTTTTTAAAAAATAATTTTATTGAAATTGAAACACCAATTTTTGGAAAATCAACACCAGAAGGAGCAAGAGACTTTTTAGTACCTTCAAGATTAAACGAGGGTAAATTTTATGCCTTACCACAATCTCCACAACTTTATAAACAATTATTTATGATTTCAGGGCTAGATAGATATTTTCAAATTGTAAAGTGTTTCAGAGATGAAGATTTAAGAATAGATCGTCAACCTGAATTCACACAACTTGATATGGAAATGTCTTTTGCAAATGATCAAGATGTTATGAAATCAATTGAACAATTAATTAAAAAAATAATTTTTGATATTAAAGGTATTAAAATAAAAAAACCAATTAGAAAAATAACTTGAAAAGAATCTATGGATAAATATGGAAATGATAAACCCGATTTAAGATTCGGTTTTGAAATTGAAACTTTAAATTATTTATTTAAAGATACTGAAATCCCATTATTTTCTAATATTGAAAATAAAAGCATTAGAGCAATTTGTATTAATTCAATGTTAACTAAAAAAGATCTTGAAGAATTAACAGAAGTTGCAAAACAAAATAGTGTTAATATATTAGCATTTGCAAAATATGATTTAAATGATTGAACAGGTTCTATAGGTTCAAAATTATCAGATTTTGAAAAAAAAGAGCTAATAAAATTATTTAAAATTAAAAATGAATCAACAATCTTATTTGTAGTAGATGAATATTTTAGAGCAAGTCAAGCAATGGGAGCAGTTAGAAATAAAGTTGCCAAAATTTTAAATTTATTAGATCAAGATATTATGGAATTAGCTTGAATAATTGACTTTCCATTATTTGAGTTTTCAGAAGAAGAAAATCGATTTGTTGCTGCGCATCACCCATTTACAATGCCAGCTGATAAAAGTTTAGAAGATTTTGATACTAATAAGGAAAATGCCTTAGCAAAAGCATATGATATAGTTTTAAATGGTTTTGAAATTGGTGGAGGAAGTCAAAGAATAACAGACCCAAAAATTCAACAAAGAATGTTTGATGCTATTGGCCTTAAAAAAGAAGAAATCGATACTAATTTTGGTTGGTTCCTTAATGCATATAAGTATGGCGCTCCATATCATGCTGGATGTGCTTTAGGATTGGATAGAATTTGTATGCTACTAACTAGCTCTGAAAATATTAGAGAAGTAATTGCATTTCCAAAAAATTCATCAGGAATAGATAATATGACAAATGCTCCAGATAAAGTTTCAACTTTACAATTAGATCAACTCCATATAAAGTTAAAATAA
- a CDS encoding lipoprotein translates to MKKILSLLSSMSLVAVGSSSVVACGGIDMGDVNDENHLVHHVLRTSLGMLENDKKDTIKEKIQELNPTVDASSYKVARVNKNKTALISAVKKGAYKGAMEVKFNLLGEPIKFEDKVLVGYYSDINDWNQKERIPEFEELVQTNYNVINIGDFYAKGEFKMPTFEPKNSLNIKNGIEILHQNDKKAIISMGGPLSTKMKFSTEQKDDLKTAILGIIDEYNFDGISIDWENTSLSNRESQQVMIDVLKEIKDEREQFIIALSATPDNLRLATEIGQAPSYIPFFKGLEGYYNWVTPKAYNQFGYDITIEDREKQILNWEDDDDTCKVEQSGELKCSITNDNEKYRAEFYYLLTKYATVKYSKKNDYFIIDPDKFVLGVSTHEFVDEGKGAASQEALQKSYDLLKKDGIYTKGLMAWRINNDAFDGEIKEGSNVINWKKWSFSDWYKEIYWEQKK, encoded by the coding sequence ATGAAAAAAATATTAAGTTTATTGTCTTCAATGTCATTAGTTGCAGTTGGCTCAAGTTCAGTTGTAGCATGTGGTGGTATTGATATGGGTGATGTTAATGATGAGAATCACTTAGTACATCACGTTTTAAGAACATCTTTAGGTATGCTTGAAAATGATAAAAAGGACACAATTAAAGAAAAAATTCAAGAATTAAATCCAACTGTAGATGCTAGTTCTTATAAAGTGGCAAGAGTAAATAAAAATAAAACTGCTCTTATTTCTGCAGTAAAAAAAGGTGCTTATAAAGGAGCAATGGAAGTTAAATTTAATTTATTAGGAGAACCTATTAAATTTGAAGATAAAGTTTTAGTTGGTTATTATAGTGACATAAATGATTGAAATCAAAAAGAAAGAATTCCCGAATTTGAAGAACTAGTTCAAACAAATTATAATGTAATTAATATTGGAGATTTTTATGCAAAAGGGGAATTTAAAATGCCTACTTTTGAACCAAAAAATTCTCTTAATATAAAAAATGGAATAGAAATATTGCATCAAAATGATAAAAAAGCAATTATTTCAATGGGTGGTCCATTATCAACAAAAATGAAATTTTCAACTGAACAAAAAGATGATTTAAAGACAGCAATTTTAGGCATAATTGATGAGTATAACTTTGATGGAATAAGTATCGATTGAGAAAATACAAGTCTTTCTAATAGAGAAAGTCAACAAGTAATGATTGATGTTTTAAAAGAAATTAAAGATGAAAGAGAACAATTTATTATTGCTTTATCAGCAACTCCTGATAATTTAAGACTTGCAACTGAAATTGGTCAAGCTCCGAGTTATATTCCATTTTTCAAAGGTCTAGAGGGTTATTATAATTGAGTTACTCCAAAAGCATATAATCAATTTGGATATGATATTACTATTGAAGATAGAGAAAAACAAATACTAAATTGAGAAGACGATGATGATACTTGTAAAGTTGAACAAAGTGGAGAACTTAAATGTAGTATTACAAATGATAATGAAAAATATAGAGCAGAGTTTTATTATTTACTAACAAAATATGCTACTGTAAAGTATAGTAAAAAAAATGACTACTTTATAATTGATCCAGATAAATTTGTTTTAGGGGTTTCTACACATGAATTTGTGGATGAAGGAAAAGGAGCAGCTTCTCAAGAAGCACTTCAAAAATCTTATGATTTACTTAAAAAAGATGGAATTTATACAAAAGGTCTTATGGCGTGAAGAATAAATAATGATGCGTTTGATGGTGAAATCAAGGAAGGTTCTAATGTAATTAATTGAAAAAAATGAAGTTTTTCAGATTGATATAAGGAAATTTATTGAGAACAAAAAAAATAG
- a CDS encoding PTS fructose transporter subunit IIABC — protein sequence MELKDLFSKQISFFNADLKSKDEVIEFLSNNLEKEKYIKSTDDFKAAVYKRESEGSTGVGDGIGIPHVLNPTVQKSAIAFVKLKNKVDWQSLDDQPVDLVFMIMTNGKDGNEHLTALADLSGFLMKAEVQKKLRSAKSIKDVQNALTKEEQKVEKVEKSGSYDVIGITACPTGIAHTYMAQEKLEEYAKQKGLTVKIETQGRRGIENKLTQEDIDNAKVIILAHDKALEGLSRLNGKKVIDTNTKEAIFKGDQLIEKYKKGEGLTEVKASSDSSEVSEFTMRKFLDIKGNLLGGISRMLPFVVAGGIILGIAFLIDFAAGNGNAGGEFGTINPAAGWFAAIGKISMSMMVPILGAFIAFSIVGSQGLMPGMVAGLFSSNILGFGYAYDGDGNPIMNGWSGLWARLIPKNLQGSESGFIGAIIGGYLAALLVVGWSKAMLKFPKGLQGARDIVFIPVLSLLSISLTMFVINIPLGFIMGGISLGISELAQLNLLWLVSILIGFMMCVDMGGPINKIAYSLGNLAVGGKLVTDINAAGNAFNDQTIIMASAMLAGMLPPLMVAMSTIIFPRAWTAKDRDAAKANWLMGACFVSEGAIPFMVKDPKRVAVSAMAGGALIGGLVGALKIKLLASHGGVFVFPLLSSSYLENGSMNGGSIALGAGSAVLIVLGASFISAMILGLWRTADIKNGKLTLDATNGVKESILEKIESVKNNTKINNKEEKLTLLNKKLDNYSAFETELATKQKAYQAILEEKHKQREARKANK from the coding sequence ATGGAATTAAAAGATTTATTTAGTAAACAAATAAGTTTCTTTAATGCTGATTTAAAATCAAAAGATGAAGTTATTGAATTTCTTTCTAATAATTTAGAAAAAGAAAAATATATTAAATCTACTGATGATTTTAAAGCAGCTGTTTACAAAAGAGAATCTGAAGGATCAACTGGGGTTGGTGATGGAATTGGTATTCCTCACGTTTTAAATCCTACAGTTCAAAAATCAGCAATTGCTTTTGTAAAACTAAAAAATAAAGTTGATTGACAATCACTTGACGATCAACCAGTTGATTTAGTATTTATGATTATGACAAATGGAAAAGATGGCAATGAGCATTTAACTGCTCTTGCAGATTTATCTGGTTTCTTAATGAAAGCAGAAGTTCAAAAAAAACTTAGAAGTGCTAAGTCAATTAAAGATGTACAAAATGCTTTAACAAAAGAAGAACAAAAAGTTGAAAAAGTTGAAAAATCAGGTAGCTATGATGTAATAGGTATTACAGCATGTCCAACAGGAATTGCTCATACTTATATGGCACAAGAAAAACTTGAAGAGTATGCAAAACAAAAAGGTTTAACAGTTAAAATTGAAACTCAAGGACGTAGAGGAATTGAGAATAAGTTAACACAAGAAGATATAGATAATGCTAAAGTTATTATTTTAGCTCATGATAAAGCTCTTGAAGGACTTTCAAGATTAAATGGAAAAAAAGTAATTGATACAAATACAAAAGAAGCAATTTTTAAAGGTGATCAATTAATTGAAAAATATAAAAAGGGTGAAGGTTTAACTGAAGTTAAGGCTTCGTCTGATTCATCAGAAGTAAGTGAATTTACAATGAGAAAATTCCTTGATATTAAAGGTAATTTACTTGGAGGAATTTCAAGAATGTTACCATTTGTTGTTGCAGGGGGAATTATATTAGGAATTGCTTTCCTGATAGATTTTGCAGCAGGGAATGGAAATGCTGGTGGAGAATTTGGAACAATTAATCCAGCAGCTGGTTGATTTGCAGCTATTGGAAAAATATCAATGTCTATGATGGTACCAATATTAGGAGCATTTATTGCATTCTCAATTGTTGGATCGCAAGGATTAATGCCAGGAATGGTAGCAGGATTATTTTCTTCAAATATTTTAGGATTTGGTTACGCTTATGATGGAGATGGTAATCCAATTATGAATGGATGAAGTGGGCTTTGAGCAAGATTAATTCCAAAGAATTTACAAGGATCAGAGTCAGGTTTTATTGGAGCAATTATTGGTGGTTATCTTGCAGCTTTATTAGTTGTTGGGTGATCAAAAGCTATGCTAAAATTCCCTAAAGGATTACAAGGGGCTAGAGATATTGTCTTTATTCCAGTGTTATCATTATTATCAATATCATTAACAATGTTTGTTATTAATATTCCTTTAGGATTTATAATGGGTGGTATAAGTCTTGGTATATCAGAATTAGCTCAATTAAACTTATTATGATTAGTATCAATCTTAATTGGATTTATGATGTGTGTTGATATGGGGGGACCAATTAATAAAATTGCTTATTCATTAGGTAATTTAGCAGTTGGTGGTAAATTAGTTACAGATATTAATGCTGCTGGAAATGCATTTAATGACCAAACAATCATTATGGCATCAGCAATGTTAGCAGGAATGTTACCTCCATTAATGGTAGCAATGTCAACAATTATTTTCCCAAGAGCTTGAACAGCAAAAGATAGAGATGCTGCAAAAGCTAACTGATTAATGGGAGCATGTTTCGTTTCAGAAGGTGCAATACCATTTATGGTTAAAGATCCAAAAAGAGTTGCAGTAAGTGCAATGGCTGGTGGAGCATTAATTGGTGGATTAGTTGGAGCATTAAAAATTAAATTACTTGCATCACATGGTGGGGTATTTGTATTCCCACTACTAAGTTCAAGTTATTTAGAAAATGGTTCAATGAATGGTGGTTCAATTGCGTTAGGAGCTGGATCAGCTGTTCTAATTGTATTAGGAGCAAGTTTTATATCTGCTATGATTTTAGGATTATGAAGAACTGCAGATATTAAAAATGGTAAATTAACTCTTGATGCAACTAATGGAGTGAAAGAGTCTATTTTAGAAAAAATTGAAAGTGTAAAAAATAATACAAAAATTAATAATAAAGAAGAAAAATTAACACTTTTAAATAAAAAATTAGATAATTATAGTGCTTTTGAAACAGAATTAGCAACTAAACAAAAAGCTTATCAAGCAATTCTTGAAGAGAAACATAAACAACGAGAAGCAAGAAAAGCAAATAAATAA
- a CDS encoding glycosyl hydrolase family 18 protein, translating into MKKILSLLSSFSIVLAAPIAVVSCGFNMGDVTLKNHLVHHVSKTNLGFIESEDEEIIKLKIKELNSDLKMESIAITNIKNRIAVISGTEDGIYSGQLQIKFNLKGDQVRLEDRVLVGYYFDWNGEGQTIPTFEELVKTNYNVINVSFLYSKKNFEMPKYSPQNPEGVKAGIKLLQSKGKKVLISMGGAPSSEMKFRANQKNELKQTILDIVDEYGFDGLDINWAQKALTDSRSQQTTVDALKEIKDENPEFIITMAPEMPYLTNKSENSDKGSYITFLKGLEDYYNWVNPQLYNGRGFGPYIESQEKKKLKIKEDYIANDNEKYRAEFYYLMTKYLTTVYSKQNDYYLIDPDKFVLGAAANEIAASGAASKDSIKRSYRLLKKDKIYTKGLMSWAINYDAFEGTVNVDGQQIYNKKWSFESWYNQTYNK; encoded by the coding sequence ATGAAAAAAATATTAAGTCTACTGTCATCCTTTTCAATAGTGCTTGCAGCACCAATTGCTGTTGTTTCTTGCGGTTTTAATATGGGAGATGTAACTCTTAAAAATCACTTAGTGCATCATGTATCAAAAACAAATTTAGGTTTTATTGAGAGCGAAGATGAAGAAATAATTAAATTAAAAATAAAGGAATTGAATTCTGATTTAAAGATGGAATCAATTGCTATTACAAATATTAAGAATAGAATAGCAGTTATTTCTGGAACAGAAGATGGAATTTATAGTGGGCAATTACAAATAAAATTTAATTTAAAAGGTGATCAAGTTAGATTAGAAGATAGAGTTCTTGTAGGATACTATTTTGATTGAAATGGTGAAGGACAAACAATTCCAACTTTTGAAGAGTTGGTAAAAACAAATTATAATGTAATTAATGTCTCTTTTCTTTATTCTAAAAAAAATTTTGAAATGCCTAAATATTCGCCACAAAATCCAGAAGGAGTAAAAGCTGGAATTAAGTTATTGCAATCTAAAGGTAAAAAAGTACTTATCTCAATGGGTGGGGCACCTTCTAGTGAAATGAAATTTAGAGCTAATCAAAAAAATGAGTTAAAACAAACAATTTTAGATATTGTTGATGAATATGGTTTTGATGGACTTGATATAAATTGAGCTCAAAAAGCTTTAACTGATTCAAGAAGTCAACAAACAACTGTTGATGCTTTAAAAGAAATCAAAGATGAAAATCCGGAATTTATAATAACAATGGCTCCAGAAATGCCTTATTTAACAAATAAATCTGAAAACTCAGATAAGGGTAGTTACATAACTTTTTTAAAAGGGTTAGAAGATTATTACAATTGAGTAAATCCTCAACTGTATAATGGAAGAGGTTTTGGACCATATATAGAGTCACAAGAAAAGAAAAAGTTGAAAATAAAAGAAGATTATATAGCAAATGACAATGAAAAATATAGAGCAGAGTTTTATTATCTAATGACTAAATATCTAACAACTGTATATAGTAAACAAAATGATTATTATTTAATTGATCCAGATAAATTTGTTTTAGGAGCAGCTGCTAATGAAATAGCTGCTAGCGGAGCTGCAAGTAAAGATTCAATTAAAAGATCATATAGACTTCTTAAAAAGGATAAAATTTATACAAAAGGTCTTATGTCATGAGCAATCAATTATGATGCATTTGAGGGAACTGTTAATGTTGATGGTCAACAAATATATAATAAAAAATGAAGTTTTGAGTCTTGATATAATCAGACTTATAATAAGTAA
- a CDS encoding 1-phosphofructokinase, producing MIYTLTLNPAIDHIVLANKKVELGVTNYYTDEYKVIGGKGINAGIILKNLQADIQAIGIMGQDNKDIFLNKFKEINLNNNFFVNEGSTRVNYKIKHLESKQETELNGMGFNTKKSVLKDLVQYLTVNLQKEDIVMLTGSVAIGIDKDIYKQIGKIANQKKAILICDATNELLKNVLKEKPFLIKPNLEEICSTLGIEFNENISFEETKELIKKLRKLGAQNVLLSMGSQGSLYFDSNNDIYKVGIAKGKLVNSVGAGDSMLAGFVYGKYKNLSIENTLQYAAASGAATAFNEWLASKEEIEKLVSKIDVKKI from the coding sequence ATGATATATACATTAACTTTAAACCCCGCAATTGACCATATTGTTTTAGCCAATAAAAAAGTAGAATTAGGTGTAACTAATTATTACACTGATGAATATAAAGTTATTGGAGGAAAAGGAATAAATGCAGGAATTATTTTAAAAAATTTGCAAGCAGATATTCAAGCAATTGGAATTATGGGTCAAGATAATAAAGATATTTTTTTAAATAAATTTAAGGAAATAAATTTAAATAACAATTTTTTTGTTAATGAAGGATCAACTAGAGTTAACTATAAAATTAAACATTTAGAATCAAAACAAGAAACAGAATTAAATGGAATGGGATTTAATACTAAAAAAAGTGTTTTGAAAGATTTGGTGCAATATTTAACAGTTAATTTACAAAAAGAAGATATTGTTATGTTAACTGGAAGTGTAGCAATTGGTATTGATAAGGATATCTATAAACAAATTGGAAAAATTGCAAATCAGAAAAAAGCTATTTTAATTTGTGATGCTACAAATGAACTTTTAAAAAATGTTTTAAAAGAAAAACCTTTCTTAATTAAACCTAATCTTGAAGAAATTTGTTCAACATTAGGAATTGAATTTAATGAAAATATAAGTTTTGAAGAAACAAAAGAATTAATTAAGAAATTAAGAAAATTAGGAGCTCAAAATGTATTACTAAGTATGGGCTCACAAGGAAGTTTATATTTTGATTCAAATAACGATATTTACAAAGTGGGAATTGCAAAAGGAAAACTTGTAAATTCAGTTGGTGCAGGAGATAGCATGTTAGCTGGATTTGTTTATGGAAAATATAAAAATCTAAGTATTGAAAATACGCTTCAATACGCAGCAGCTAGTGGAGCTGCAACTGCTTTTAACGAATGACTTGCTTCAAAAGAAGAAATAGAAAAATTAGTTTCAAAAATTGATGTTAAAAAAATATAA
- the hisS gene encoding histidine--tRNA ligase yields the protein MIQKPRGTEDLIDLKVREYFALEMIIRNVVDSFNYNEIKTPIFESLELFKKGVGEETDIVSKEMFTFADRKNRELTLRPEGTAPTVRAILENKMYINENLPLKLFYFGSMFRYERPQAGRNRQFNQFGIEVFGPKTPEIDSEIICLSSTILNTIGIEEYTIHLNYLVNGEQRKQYISDLKKYLKPKSLCDDCKKRIQVNPLRVLDCKIDANKFDDVIDMKDYLNQSDKDYFQTLIDNLNNIGIKPIIDKKLVRGLDYYTGFVYEVKDKKGSTLLGGGRYDELVKQLGNVDLPASGFAIGMERLLIALEEEKIYISVPNSLDAYIIALSEKAKQFSNILLLMLRKAGLKVDFDFMNRSMKSAFKQSEKLNSKNIIIIGDNELKENNVIIKNQLTKTEKKVAFDKIVDALVGE from the coding sequence ATGATTCAAAAACCTAGAGGCACAGAAGACTTAATTGATTTAAAAGTAAGAGAATATTTTGCTTTGGAGATGATTATTAGAAATGTTGTTGATTCATTTAATTATAATGAAATAAAAACACCAATTTTTGAGAGTTTAGAGTTATTTAAAAAGGGTGTTGGTGAAGAAACTGACATTGTTTCCAAAGAAATGTTTACATTTGCAGATAGAAAAAATAGAGAATTAACTCTAAGACCAGAAGGAACAGCACCAACTGTTAGAGCTATTTTGGAAAATAAAATGTATATAAACGAAAACTTACCTTTAAAATTGTTCTATTTTGGTTCAATGTTTAGATATGAAAGACCTCAAGCTGGAAGAAATCGTCAATTCAATCAATTTGGTATTGAAGTTTTTGGTCCAAAAACACCAGAAATTGATAGTGAAATTATTTGTTTATCTTCAACAATTCTCAATACAATTGGAATTGAAGAATATACAATTCACTTAAACTACTTAGTAAATGGTGAACAAAGAAAACAATATATTAGTGATTTGAAAAAATATTTAAAACCTAAATCACTTTGTGATGATTGTAAAAAAAGAATTCAAGTTAATCCTTTAAGAGTTTTAGATTGTAAAATAGATGCTAATAAATTTGATGATGTAATTGATATGAAAGATTATTTAAATCAAAGTGATAAAGATTACTTTCAAACTTTGATTGACAATTTAAATAATATTGGAATAAAACCAATTATTGATAAAAAACTAGTAAGAGGATTAGATTACTACACAGGTTTTGTTTATGAAGTAAAAGATAAAAAAGGTTCAACATTACTTGGTGGGGGAAGATATGATGAGCTTGTAAAGCAATTGGGAAATGTAGATTTACCTGCATCTGGTTTTGCAATTGGTATGGAAAGATTATTAATTGCCTTAGAAGAAGAAAAAATTTATATTTCTGTGCCTAATAGTTTAGATGCATATATTATTGCTTTAAGCGAAAAAGCTAAGCAATTTTCAAATATACTATTGTTAATGTTAAGAAAAGCAGGTTTAAAAGTTGATTTTGATTTTATGAATAGAAGTATGAAATCTGCTTTTAAGCAATCAGAAAAACTAAATTCTAAAAATATTATAATTATTGGAGATAACGAACTAAAAGAAAATAATGTTATAATAAAAAATCAATTAACAAAAACAGAAAAGAAAGTTGCATTTGATAAAATAGTTGATGCACTTGTTGGAGAATAA